A genome region from Streptomyces xanthophaeus includes the following:
- a CDS encoding type I polyketide synthase, with protein sequence MTYEADLPLPEQSVAIIGMSGRFPGAGDVDALWHMLAAGEVGRTDYSDEQLAGAGVPEALLADPAYVKSGFPVEGFDRFDAEFFGVTRSEAELMDPQHRLLLETAWQALERAGYPAGSFEGRTGVFAGTSGSGYLRERIADSGGDGRISDEIQVAIGNDPGMLALRVSYKLGLTGPSFTVQSACSSSLVGVHLAVQSLLGRECDLALAGGVAVREFEPRGYRYEEGAILSTDGHCRPFDADASGTVSGDGVALVVLKRLEDAVADGDHIHAVIRGSAVNNDGAAKIGFTAPSPHGQAEVIAEALAVAGVEPATVQYVEAHGTATPLGDPIEVQALTEAFGPDAAAGSVHLGSVKSNIGHLDAAAGVAGLIKAALALEHRFIPPTAHFRAPNPRLALDKGPFVVTGESTPWPKTATPPRAGVSAFGIGGTNAHVVLEAAPAVVADPAVAADPGADPGADGDWQVLPLSARTPEALDAAAERLADALTGSGAALADAAHTLQSGRAELPYRRAVVADSLEGAAAALRQDRPAASAVAAGQGGGTPEVVFLFPGQGAQYPGMGADLYRTEPVFRAALDRCAELLLPQLGWDVRDVAFAADGEETRERLRQTLYTQPTVFSVDYATAQLLLSWGVEPSAMTGHSLGEYVSACLAGVFSLEDILRVVARRAQLMQDLAPGRMLSVLLDEEALTRALEGRATIAAVNAPGSCVVAGTPEEVAAARRVLEAQGASVRELETSHAFHTALVESALPGLEEVLRSVTLNAPKIPFLSNVTGTWITDEQATDPAYWVAHTRRPVRFSDGIAALAQCGPAVFVEAGPGSQLGGLVKTHPEPGPVVTLLRKPRAGAEAPAEHRAVREGLAELWRHGVGVDWSALHESGARRRVPLPAYPFQGRSFLLPKPAKATSVRTDSARWTYAPVWHRAPLAAAAEPAGPATWLVLADERGLADDLAAALRERGDSVTTVRKAAAYARTSERGFDADPADAGHLGRVLAELRQDGAAPDRILHAWAVTGPDGSAPATAAERYADGVATGFHSLVALAQALGESGADTPVRVDVLTDRLQDAHGSDVTRPERAALYGAVTVLPQEYTRLTCRSIDVLPPADTAARTRLVRQLTAELAGPGTETLVAYRGTQRLGRAFAPVEPPAVPVERAWRADAGYLVTGVSGEAGLSFAEQLARAGARLVLVGDPQFPAESEWAALPAGAERTRAERIAALRAARPGAVTYRAADLADPEQARLLVGEARSVLGAVDGVLHCADARGTGLVALKSREDFEAVLGARVRSTLLLEELLADDELDFFLSGSATTGIVGGFGQADNCAAAAFLDAFAAAGSAQGRNTVTLDWSQWEWDDWFELQMAGLPEVRELYERLRLSQGIPVADGLALARAALFAGLPQLVVSRADFQDVLADQQGMTAASFTNALGSGRGEDSDWDPATVWPDDELAQSVARVWQEMLGASPIGPDDDFYDLGGNSLFAIQIVGRLRQAHGDFPMSAVFEAPTVPGLAAAIRAHQAESIGLDEFEAMLREVEALSAAEAEHKLKGDS encoded by the coding sequence ATGACGTACGAAGCGGATCTGCCGCTGCCCGAGCAGTCCGTGGCCATCATCGGGATGAGCGGCCGCTTCCCCGGTGCCGGCGATGTCGACGCCCTGTGGCACATGCTGGCGGCGGGCGAAGTGGGCCGCACCGACTACTCCGACGAGCAGCTCGCCGGGGCGGGCGTGCCCGAGGCGCTGCTCGCCGACCCGGCCTACGTGAAGTCGGGCTTCCCCGTCGAGGGGTTCGACCGGTTCGACGCCGAGTTCTTCGGCGTGACCCGCTCCGAGGCCGAACTGATGGACCCGCAGCACCGGTTGCTGCTGGAGACCGCCTGGCAGGCCCTGGAGCGGGCCGGCTACCCGGCGGGCTCTTTCGAGGGCCGCACCGGCGTCTTCGCCGGGACCTCGGGCAGCGGCTACCTGCGCGAGCGGATCGCCGACAGCGGCGGCGACGGCCGGATCTCCGACGAGATCCAGGTCGCGATCGGCAACGACCCCGGCATGCTGGCGCTGCGCGTCTCCTACAAGCTCGGTCTGACCGGGCCCAGCTTCACCGTGCAGAGCGCCTGCTCCTCCTCGCTGGTCGGCGTGCACCTGGCCGTGCAGTCGCTGCTCGGCCGCGAGTGCGACCTGGCCCTCGCGGGCGGCGTCGCGGTGCGCGAGTTCGAGCCGCGCGGCTACCGCTACGAGGAGGGCGCGATCCTCTCGACGGACGGCCACTGCCGCCCCTTCGACGCGGACGCCTCCGGCACGGTCTCCGGCGACGGCGTCGCCCTGGTCGTCCTCAAGCGCCTGGAGGACGCGGTCGCCGACGGCGACCACATCCATGCCGTGATCCGGGGCTCGGCCGTCAACAACGACGGCGCCGCCAAGATCGGCTTCACCGCGCCGTCCCCGCACGGCCAGGCCGAGGTCATCGCCGAGGCGCTGGCCGTCGCGGGCGTCGAACCCGCCACCGTCCAGTACGTCGAGGCGCACGGCACCGCCACCCCGCTCGGCGACCCCATCGAGGTGCAGGCGCTCACCGAGGCCTTCGGCCCCGACGCGGCCGCCGGCTCCGTCCACCTGGGCTCGGTGAAGTCCAACATCGGCCACCTCGACGCGGCCGCCGGCGTGGCCGGCCTGATCAAGGCCGCGCTCGCCCTGGAGCACCGCTTCATCCCGCCGACCGCGCACTTCCGCGCCCCCAACCCGCGGCTCGCCCTCGACAAGGGCCCGTTCGTGGTCACCGGCGAGAGCACCCCCTGGCCGAAGACGGCGACCCCGCCGCGCGCCGGGGTGAGCGCCTTCGGCATCGGCGGCACCAACGCGCACGTGGTCCTGGAGGCGGCCCCGGCCGTCGTCGCGGACCCCGCCGTCGCCGCGGACCCCGGCGCGGACCCCGGCGCGGACGGCGACTGGCAGGTGCTGCCCCTGTCGGCCCGCACCCCCGAAGCCCTCGACGCCGCCGCGGAGCGTCTCGCGGACGCGCTCACCGGGAGCGGCGCTGCCCTCGCGGACGCCGCCCACACGCTGCAGTCGGGCCGCGCCGAACTCCCGTACCGCCGTGCCGTGGTGGCCGACAGCCTGGAGGGCGCCGCCGCCGCGCTGCGCCAGGACCGGCCCGCCGCGTCCGCCGTGGCCGCCGGGCAGGGCGGGGGAACCCCCGAGGTGGTGTTCCTCTTCCCCGGCCAGGGTGCCCAGTACCCGGGCATGGGCGCGGACCTGTACCGCACCGAGCCCGTCTTCCGCGCAGCCCTCGACCGGTGCGCCGAGCTCCTGCTGCCCCAGCTCGGCTGGGACGTCCGGGACGTGGCGTTCGCCGCCGACGGCGAGGAGACCCGCGAGCGGCTGCGGCAGACCCTCTACACCCAGCCCACCGTCTTCTCCGTCGACTACGCCACCGCGCAGCTGCTGCTCTCCTGGGGCGTCGAGCCGTCCGCCATGACCGGCCACAGCCTGGGCGAGTACGTATCGGCCTGCCTGGCCGGGGTGTTCAGCCTGGAGGACATCCTGCGCGTGGTCGCCCGCCGCGCCCAGCTGATGCAGGACCTCGCGCCCGGCCGGATGCTGTCCGTACTCCTCGACGAGGAGGCGCTCACCCGGGCGCTGGAGGGCCGCGCGACGATCGCCGCGGTCAACGCGCCCGGCTCCTGCGTGGTCGCCGGCACGCCCGAGGAGGTCGCCGCGGCCCGCCGGGTCCTGGAGGCCCAGGGCGCCTCCGTCCGCGAGCTGGAGACCTCGCACGCCTTCCACACCGCGCTGGTCGAGTCCGCCCTGCCCGGCCTGGAGGAGGTGCTGCGCTCGGTCACGCTGAACGCGCCGAAGATCCCCTTCCTGTCCAACGTCACCGGTACCTGGATCACCGACGAGCAGGCCACCGACCCGGCGTACTGGGTCGCCCACACCCGCCGGCCCGTCCGGTTCTCCGACGGCATCGCCGCCCTCGCCCAGTGCGGCCCCGCCGTGTTCGTCGAGGCCGGCCCCGGCAGCCAGCTCGGCGGGCTCGTCAAGACCCACCCGGAGCCGGGCCCCGTCGTCACCCTCCTGCGCAAGCCGCGCGCCGGCGCCGAGGCGCCCGCCGAGCACCGCGCGGTCCGCGAGGGCCTCGCGGAGCTGTGGCGCCACGGCGTCGGCGTCGACTGGAGCGCCCTGCACGAGAGCGGCGCGCGCCGCCGGGTGCCGCTGCCCGCCTACCCCTTCCAGGGCCGCAGCTTCCTGCTGCCGAAGCCGGCCAAGGCCACGAGCGTCCGCACCGACAGCGCGCGCTGGACGTACGCGCCGGTCTGGCACCGCGCGCCGCTGGCCGCCGCCGCCGAGCCGGCCGGACCGGCCACCTGGCTGGTGCTGGCCGACGAGCGCGGCCTGGCCGACGACCTGGCCGCCGCCCTGCGCGAGCGCGGCGACAGCGTCACCACCGTGCGCAAGGCGGCGGCGTACGCCCGCACCTCCGAGCGCGGCTTCGACGCCGACCCGGCGGACGCCGGACACCTGGGCCGGGTCCTGGCGGAGCTGCGCCAGGACGGGGCGGCCCCGGACCGGATCCTGCACGCCTGGGCCGTCACCGGGCCGGACGGCTCGGCTCCGGCCACGGCCGCGGAGCGCTACGCCGACGGCGTGGCCACCGGCTTCCACAGCCTGGTCGCGCTGGCCCAGGCCCTCGGCGAGAGCGGCGCCGACACCCCGGTGCGCGTCGACGTCCTCACCGACCGGCTGCAGGACGCGCACGGCTCGGACGTGACCCGCCCCGAGCGGGCCGCCCTGTACGGGGCGGTCACCGTCCTGCCGCAGGAGTACACCCGGCTGACGTGCCGGAGCATCGACGTACTGCCCCCGGCGGACACCGCCGCGCGGACGCGTCTGGTCCGGCAGCTCACCGCCGAACTGGCCGGTCCCGGCACCGAGACCCTCGTCGCCTACCGGGGCACCCAGCGGCTGGGCCGCGCCTTCGCGCCGGTGGAGCCGCCGGCCGTACCCGTCGAGCGGGCGTGGCGGGCCGACGCCGGCTACCTGGTCACCGGCGTGTCCGGCGAGGCCGGGCTGAGCTTCGCCGAGCAGCTCGCCCGGGCGGGCGCCCGCCTGGTGCTCGTCGGGGACCCGCAGTTCCCGGCCGAGAGCGAGTGGGCCGCGCTGCCCGCGGGGGCCGAGCGGACCCGCGCCGAGCGGATCGCCGCGCTGCGCGCCGCCCGTCCCGGTGCCGTCACCTACCGGGCGGCCGACCTGGCCGACCCGGAGCAGGCCCGGCTGCTCGTCGGGGAGGCCCGCTCCGTGCTGGGCGCCGTCGACGGCGTACTGCACTGCGCGGACGCCCGCGGCACCGGACTCGTCGCGCTCAAGTCGCGGGAGGACTTCGAGGCCGTGCTGGGGGCGCGGGTGCGCTCCACGCTGCTGCTCGAAGAGCTGCTCGCCGACGACGAACTGGACTTCTTCCTCTCGGGTTCGGCCACCACCGGCATCGTCGGCGGATTCGGCCAGGCCGACAACTGCGCGGCCGCCGCCTTCCTGGACGCCTTCGCCGCAGCAGGCTCCGCCCAGGGGCGCAACACCGTCACCCTCGACTGGTCCCAGTGGGAGTGGGACGACTGGTTCGAGCTGCAGATGGCCGGACTGCCCGAGGTGCGCGAGCTGTACGAGCGGCTGCGCCTGAGCCAGGGCATCCCCGTCGCCGACGGCCTCGCGCTGGCCCGCGCCGCGCTCTTCGCCGGCCTGCCCCAGCTGGTGGTGTCCCGGGCCGACTTCCAGGACGTCCTGGCCGACCAGCAGGGCATGACCGCGGCCTCCTTCACGAACGCGCTCGGCAGCGGCCGGGGCGAGGACAGTGACTGGGACCCCGCCACCGTGTGGCCGGACGACGAACTGGCCCAGTCGGTGGCCCGGGTGTGGCAGGAGATGCTCGGCGCCTCCCCGATCGGCCCGGACGACGACTTCTACGACCTGGGCGGGAACTCGCTGTTCGCCATCCAGATCGTGGGACGGCTGCGCCAGGCGCACGGTGACTTCCCGATGAGCGCCGTCTTCGAGGCGCCGACCGTACCGGGGCTCGCGGCGGCGATCCGCGCCCACCAGGCCGAGTCCATCGGTCTGGACGAGTTCGAGGCGATGCTGCGCGAGGTCGAAGCCCTCTCCGCCGCCGAGGCCGAGCACAAGCTGAAGGGTGACAGCTGA
- a CDS encoding amino acid adenylation domain-containing protein codes for MTADPLAAPGTGTIDAWFARQASVRGDAIAVTGIDGRLTYRELDRSANRLAHHLRSLGVGPEVPVAVCMERTTALVTALLAVLKAGGAYVPLDPASPDERIAFTLADAGATVLVTDRDGRGLPAAHTVLTGPGGTDLGGHPDTAPEDAGTGPASLAYVIYTSGSTGTPKGVMIEHRNVTGLLTGTRGHFGFGPDDVWSMFASAAFDVSVWEMWGALLHGGRLVVVPEETRRSPQEFHALLHRERVTVLNQTPAAFRQLVRYEEEQPPGAGPAALDALRLVVFAGEALPPEMLRPWIARHGEDRPELVNMYGITETTVHSTYRRMTSADLDAGAGSMIGGAFEGWTMEVAAADGTRAADGEAGELFVGGAGVARGYLGRPSLTAGRFLPDPDAAEPGARRYRSGDSARRGADGDHEYLGRLDHQVKVRGYRIELGEIENALTRHPDVRDCVVIVDEDSVGEPRLVAYWVSAGAEPGDGTAALREHLGRTLPAYMLPNVFVPLERLPLTLNGKVDRRALPAPEAVRPDLGGDFEAAGTPVEKALAEIWADVLSVDRVGLDDDFFDLGGHSMLATQVVARSKEQFGVAVTLRIFFDLPTVRELAAALEELLAAQSTTNPHGENA; via the coding sequence GTGACCGCTGACCCACTGGCCGCCCCGGGAACGGGCACCATCGACGCCTGGTTCGCGCGGCAGGCGTCGGTGCGGGGCGACGCGATCGCCGTGACCGGCATCGACGGCCGGCTGACCTACCGCGAGCTCGACCGCTCCGCCAACCGCCTCGCCCACCACCTGCGCTCCCTCGGCGTCGGCCCCGAAGTGCCGGTCGCCGTCTGCATGGAGCGCACCACCGCCCTGGTGACGGCGCTGCTCGCGGTGCTCAAGGCGGGCGGCGCGTACGTGCCGCTCGACCCGGCGAGCCCGGACGAGCGGATCGCCTTCACCCTCGCCGACGCCGGCGCCACCGTCCTGGTCACCGACCGGGACGGGCGGGGGCTGCCCGCCGCGCACACCGTCCTGACCGGCCCCGGCGGCACCGACCTCGGCGGCCACCCGGACACCGCGCCGGAGGACGCGGGCACCGGCCCGGCGAGCCTCGCGTACGTCATCTACACCAGCGGTTCGACCGGCACCCCCAAGGGCGTCATGATCGAGCACCGCAACGTGACGGGCCTGCTCACCGGCACCCGGGGCCACTTCGGCTTCGGCCCCGACGACGTCTGGTCCATGTTCGCCTCCGCCGCCTTCGACGTGTCGGTGTGGGAGATGTGGGGCGCGCTGCTGCACGGCGGGCGGCTCGTCGTCGTACCGGAGGAGACCCGGCGCTCGCCGCAGGAGTTCCACGCGCTGCTGCACCGCGAGCGGGTGACCGTCCTCAACCAGACCCCGGCCGCCTTCCGGCAGCTGGTGCGCTACGAGGAGGAGCAGCCGCCCGGCGCCGGACCGGCCGCCCTCGACGCGCTGCGCCTGGTCGTCTTCGCGGGCGAGGCGCTGCCGCCCGAGATGCTGCGGCCGTGGATCGCCCGGCACGGTGAGGACCGGCCCGAGCTCGTCAACATGTACGGGATCACCGAGACCACCGTGCATTCCACCTACCGCCGGATGACCTCGGCCGACCTCGACGCCGGGGCCGGCTCCATGATCGGCGGCGCGTTCGAGGGCTGGACGATGGAGGTCGCCGCCGCGGACGGCACCCGGGCGGCCGACGGCGAGGCCGGCGAGCTGTTCGTCGGCGGCGCCGGGGTGGCCCGCGGCTACCTGGGCCGGCCCTCCCTGACCGCCGGGCGCTTCCTGCCCGACCCGGACGCGGCCGAGCCCGGCGCCCGCCGCTACCGCTCGGGCGACAGCGCCCGGCGGGGCGCGGACGGCGACCACGAGTACCTCGGCCGGCTCGACCACCAGGTCAAGGTGCGCGGTTACCGCATCGAGCTCGGCGAGATCGAGAACGCCCTGACCCGCCACCCGGACGTCCGGGACTGCGTGGTGATCGTCGACGAGGACTCGGTGGGCGAGCCGCGCCTGGTCGCCTACTGGGTGTCCGCAGGGGCCGAACCGGGTGACGGTACGGCCGCACTGCGCGAGCACCTGGGCCGCACCCTGCCCGCGTACATGCTGCCGAACGTCTTCGTCCCGCTGGAGCGTCTGCCGCTGACCCTCAACGGCAAGGTCGACCGGCGGGCCCTGCCCGCGCCCGAGGCCGTACGCCCCGACCTGGGCGGCGACTTCGAGGCCGCCGGCACCCCGGTGGAGAAGGCCCTCGCGGAGATCTGGGCCGATGTGCTCTCGGTCGACCGGGTCGGCCTCGACGACGACTTCTTCGACCTCGGCGGGCACTCGATGCTCGCGACCCAGGTCGTGGCCCGTTCGAAGGAGCAGTTCGGCGTCGCCGTGACGCTGCGGATCTTCTTCGACCTGCCCACGGTCCGAGAACTCGCGGCGGCCCTGGAAGAGCTGCTCGCCGCACAGTCCACCACCAACCCGCACGGGGAGAACGCATGA
- a CDS encoding condensation domain-containing protein, translating to MTVMGFVEEELALMWAEILDATDVTLGSHWQALGGRPEAVRTLADRIDEELGARVEPAGLLDAGTLEGMARLVRGAMAARKAGTGPGAGAAAEGPSGPRAGVRPERPALSFAQQRLWFMQQIDPDTTLYNVPTVLKLRGALDHGRLGRALTALVARHEVLRTTYQASSGVPHQAVAAPGEFPLPATDLTGAAEPAAEAARIAAEAGAYVFDLAADLPLRAHLLRLGAEDHHLVVTFHHIAIDGWSVEIFFRELGELYGDPGTGAGTGVGTVAGIGGEPALQYADYAVWQRERLQGDTLDALTAHWRAVLGDDPQALAVPTDHPRPRHRSFRGAVVTRDLGPELVSRLREFGRTERGTLNMTLLAGFQALLAGWSGTEDVIVGIPVAGRTRPELQELLGCLINMVPVRVGLGGDPAFRGLLARTRTALLDASAQQELPFDKLVEALVSRRSRDFLPVFRVMFSFLKEQSDPVFAGLEHCSLDLTGPQDTAKYDLSLYAQESGAGVALTLEYDTDLFGPETPAALLAAYEQTLHDAITFPDGPVLDLLAVRFRVSGTERNTHRDR from the coding sequence ATGACAGTCATGGGATTCGTGGAGGAGGAGCTCGCCCTGATGTGGGCCGAGATCCTCGACGCCACCGACGTGACGCTCGGCTCGCACTGGCAGGCACTGGGCGGGCGGCCGGAAGCGGTACGCACCCTCGCCGACCGGATCGACGAGGAGCTCGGCGCCCGCGTCGAGCCCGCGGGGCTGCTCGACGCGGGCACCCTGGAGGGCATGGCCCGCCTGGTGCGCGGCGCCATGGCGGCCAGGAAGGCGGGGACGGGACCGGGGGCGGGAGCCGCGGCGGAGGGACCGTCGGGCCCGCGGGCCGGGGTGCGGCCGGAGCGGCCCGCACTGTCCTTCGCCCAGCAGCGGCTCTGGTTCATGCAGCAGATCGACCCCGACACCACGCTCTACAACGTGCCGACCGTGCTGAAGCTGCGCGGCGCCCTCGACCACGGCAGGCTCGGCCGGGCGCTGACCGCGCTCGTCGCCCGGCACGAGGTGCTGCGCACGACCTACCAGGCGTCGTCCGGGGTGCCCCACCAGGCCGTCGCCGCACCCGGGGAGTTCCCGCTCCCGGCCACCGACCTGACCGGCGCGGCGGAACCCGCGGCCGAGGCGGCGCGCATCGCCGCCGAGGCGGGCGCGTACGTCTTCGACCTCGCCGCCGACCTGCCGCTGCGGGCCCACCTGCTGCGGCTCGGCGCCGAGGACCACCACCTGGTGGTGACGTTCCATCACATCGCCATCGACGGCTGGTCCGTCGAGATCTTCTTCCGGGAGCTGGGGGAGCTGTACGGCGACCCGGGCACGGGCGCGGGCACGGGCGTGGGTACGGTCGCGGGCATCGGCGGCGAGCCCGCGCTGCAGTACGCCGACTACGCCGTCTGGCAGCGCGAGCGGCTCCAGGGCGACACCCTGGACGCCCTGACCGCCCACTGGCGGGCGGTGCTCGGCGACGACCCGCAGGCCCTCGCCGTGCCCACCGACCACCCCCGGCCCCGCCACCGGTCCTTCCGCGGCGCGGTCGTCACCCGCGACCTCGGACCCGAACTCGTCTCCCGCCTGAGGGAGTTCGGCCGCACCGAGCGCGGAACGCTCAACATGACGCTGCTCGCCGGGTTCCAGGCGCTGCTCGCGGGCTGGTCCGGGACCGAGGACGTCATCGTGGGCATCCCGGTCGCCGGCCGCACCCGGCCCGAGCTCCAGGAGCTCCTCGGCTGCCTCATCAACATGGTTCCGGTCCGCGTCGGACTCGGCGGGGACCCGGCCTTCCGGGGGCTGCTCGCCCGTACCCGTACCGCGCTGCTCGACGCTTCCGCGCAGCAGGAACTGCCCTTCGACAAACTGGTCGAGGCCCTCGTGTCCCGGCGCAGCCGGGACTTCCTGCCGGTGTTCCGGGTGATGTTCAGCTTCCTCAAGGAGCAGTCGGACCCGGTCTTCGCCGGGCTGGAGCACTGCTCCCTCGACCTCACGGGCCCGCAGGACACCGCGAAGTACGACCTCAGCCTGTACGCGCAGGAGAGCGGTGCGGGTGTCGCGCTGACCCTCGAATACGACACCGACCTGTTCGGGCCCGAGACCCCGGCCGCGCTGCTGGCCGCCTACGAGCAGACGCTGCACGACGCAATCACCTTCCCGGACGGGCCCGTGCTGGATCTCCTAGCGGTCCGCTTCCGGGTGTCCGGCACCGAGAGGAACACGCACCGTGACCGCTGA
- a CDS encoding thioesterase II family protein: MGGAGEGHCPDGGTATTTPVRVLGTGPAPTTWIRCFHPKPAARYTLVCFPHAGGSASYYFDLSAALDPDIEMLVVQYPGRENRLFEEPAGSVAALADGVYEALRTRLPRRPAFFGHSMGGLIGFEVARRLESAGGTAPHLLVASASSAPSVRTDRLTSGEAGSEPGSAAEPEPDDAVLARIMGLGGTSDGVRQDPELLQLVLPAIRGDLRALAEYRVDAGAVVGCPVTVFVADGDPDVPLAEAGAWGAHTTADADVHVFEGDHFYFSGNPPKFLELLQDAVRHSHSGTQLI; the protein is encoded by the coding sequence ATGGGCGGCGCCGGCGAAGGCCACTGTCCCGACGGCGGCACGGCCACGACGACACCGGTGCGGGTCCTGGGGACCGGCCCCGCCCCCACCACCTGGATCCGCTGCTTCCACCCGAAGCCGGCGGCCCGGTACACCCTGGTCTGCTTCCCGCACGCGGGCGGGTCGGCCAGTTACTACTTCGACCTGTCGGCGGCGCTCGACCCGGACATCGAGATGCTGGTCGTGCAGTACCCGGGGCGCGAGAACCGGCTCTTCGAGGAGCCCGCGGGCTCGGTGGCGGCGCTGGCGGACGGCGTGTACGAGGCCCTGCGCACCCGGCTGCCACGGCGTCCGGCCTTCTTCGGGCACAGCATGGGCGGTCTCATCGGCTTCGAGGTGGCCCGGCGGCTGGAGTCGGCCGGGGGCACCGCTCCCCACCTCCTCGTCGCTTCCGCCAGTTCGGCGCCCTCGGTGCGTACGGACCGGCTGACCTCGGGGGAGGCCGGATCCGAGCCCGGGTCCGCAGCCGAGCCCGAGCCCGACGACGCCGTGCTCGCCCGCATCATGGGCCTCGGCGGCACCAGCGACGGAGTGCGCCAGGACCCGGAGCTGCTGCAGCTCGTGCTTCCCGCCATCCGCGGCGACCTGCGCGCCCTGGCGGAGTACCGGGTCGACGCGGGCGCCGTGGTCGGCTGCCCGGTCACCGTGTTCGTCGCCGACGGGGACCCCGACGTCCCGCTCGCCGAGGCCGGCGCCTGGGGCGCCCACACGACGGCCGACGCCGACGTGCACGTCTTCGAGGGCGACCACTTCTACTTCAGCGGCAACCCGCCGAAATTCCTCGAACTGCTCCAGGACGCCGTGCGTCACTCTCACTCCGGGACACAACTCATATGA
- a CDS encoding NADPH-dependent FMN reductase: MQQAVKVVGIGGSSRPGSTAELGLRVVLAEAARLGAQVSLVSGADLVMPLYDPRVAACPPQARRLLDEVASADGVVLASPAYHGTVSGLLKNALDYTEELRGDARPYLSERAVGCLSVGMGWQGAVTTLAALRDIVHALRGWTTPLGVALNSATAGFGADGQCSDPHIQQQLTAMAGQVVEFAEARRAHRALRADTVRADAVHA; this comes from the coding sequence ATGCAGCAGGCCGTGAAGGTCGTAGGAATCGGAGGGTCCTCCCGGCCTGGCTCCACCGCGGAGCTCGGGCTGCGGGTGGTGCTCGCGGAGGCCGCCCGGCTGGGCGCGCAGGTCAGTCTCGTCAGCGGCGCCGACCTCGTCATGCCGCTCTACGACCCGCGCGTGGCGGCCTGCCCGCCCCAGGCGCGCCGGCTCCTCGACGAGGTGGCCTCGGCGGACGGCGTGGTGCTGGCGAGCCCCGCGTACCACGGCACGGTGTCCGGGCTGCTGAAGAACGCCCTGGACTACACCGAGGAGCTGCGCGGCGATGCCCGGCCCTACCTCTCGGAGCGGGCCGTCGGCTGCCTGTCCGTCGGGATGGGCTGGCAGGGCGCGGTGACCACGCTCGCCGCGCTCCGGGACATCGTGCACGCCCTGCGCGGCTGGACCACCCCGCTGGGGGTGGCGCTCAACAGCGCGACGGCCGGGTTCGGTGCGGACGGCCAGTGCTCCGACCCGCACATCCAGCAGCAGCTGACGGCGATGGCCGGCCAGGTCGTCGAGTTCGCGGAGGCGCGCCGGGCCCACCGGGCGCTGCGCGCGGACACGGTGCGCGCGGACGCGGTGCACGCCTGA
- a CDS encoding aspartate-semialdehyde dehydrogenase, translated as MPQVDDPAAPRIAVVGATGAVGGTLLELIEDRALPYRRLHLVASARSAGRTIRVDGRDQRVTELSRFAFGTVDAALFCAGEQISREWVPVAVAHGALAIDSTPAFRMTPGTPLVVPQLNAAELGRRPAGGVIAVPGAATVPVVRVLRDVERRWGIRRIVVSTYQGASGAGHGGIEELQDGSRTVLQDPQATVPSAQFSPALAFNVLPGIGDVLEDGSTLQEREVADEVRKVLGLPGIEVTATCVRVPMVSGHGAAVWVQCRAAVDRAELVALLRALPEVVVHDLGGPTPAALGDPDQLHVGRIRVSATAPEGFWLWLATDNLRVGGALDAVRIVEELLARGAL; from the coding sequence ATGCCCCAGGTCGACGACCCCGCCGCTCCCCGCATCGCCGTCGTCGGAGCGACCGGCGCAGTGGGCGGCACCCTGCTCGAACTCATCGAGGACCGCGCTCTGCCGTACCGGCGTCTGCACCTGGTGGCGTCCGCCCGCTCGGCCGGCCGTACGATCCGCGTCGACGGCCGCGACCAACGCGTCACCGAGCTCTCCCGGTTCGCGTTCGGCACGGTGGACGCGGCCCTGTTCTGCGCCGGCGAGCAGATCAGCAGGGAGTGGGTCCCGGTCGCCGTCGCCCACGGAGCCCTGGCCATCGACAGCACCCCCGCCTTCCGGATGACCCCGGGCACCCCCCTGGTCGTCCCGCAGCTCAACGCGGCCGAGCTGGGCCGCCGTCCGGCGGGCGGGGTGATCGCGGTGCCCGGCGCCGCCACGGTGCCCGTGGTCCGTGTGCTGCGGGACGTGGAGCGCCGCTGGGGGATCCGCCGGATCGTCGTCAGTACGTACCAGGGCGCCTCGGGCGCCGGGCACGGCGGCATCGAGGAGCTCCAGGACGGCTCGCGCACGGTCCTGCAGGACCCGCAGGCCACCGTGCCCTCGGCGCAGTTCTCGCCCGCACTGGCCTTCAACGTGCTGCCCGGCATCGGCGACGTCCTGGAGGACGGCTCGACCCTCCAGGAGCGGGAGGTGGCCGACGAGGTCCGGAAGGTCCTGGGGCTGCCCGGCATCGAGGTCACGGCGACCTGCGTCCGGGTCCCGATGGTCAGCGGGCACGGCGCGGCGGTGTGGGTGCAGTGCCGTGCGGCGGTGGACCGCGCCGAACTGGTCGCACTGCTGAGGGCGTTGCCCGAGGTCGTGGTCCACGACCTCGGCGGCCCGACCCCGGCGGCGCTGGGCGACCCGGACCAGCTCCACGTGGGGCGCATCCGGGTCTCGGCCACCGCCCCCGAGGGCTTCTGGCTGTGGCTGGCCACCGACAACCTCCGGGTGGGCGGCGCGCTGGACGCCGTACGGATAGTGGAGGAACTGCTGGCCCGGGGCGCCCTGTGA